GCTGCCCCCCCTGGTTGACGTGGGTATCAAAACTGCCGAGCGAGACGTAGTAAATCGCCGTGTCGGTATCGGCTAAAATCAGCGAAGCGATGGTCTTGAGGTTTTTGCCCAAGCCCGTGTTGGGATAAGTAGCGGCGAGCGTTTTTTTGCGGCTTTGCTGAAAAAGGTATTCGGCGCTGGAGAGCGTCTCCGCGAGTGTTTTGTAGAGATAATCAATGGGGGCCTCGTCGTCGTGGACAGGGCCGTGTGCTTCCGAATAGGCCGTGAAAAACGGGCTGCGTGTCGCCCGATGAAGTTTTTGTGCATCCTGCATGGCCAAGCCTTTCACCTGCTCTCCTTTGAGCGCAAGGCTAAGGGTGTCGTCAATTTCCAAGGCAACGCTACTGCACGAGCCTTTCGCGGGGGCATTGCCCGCGCATTGTGCGTCGAGGTAGCGCCCCAACCAACCAGTTTGCCAATATCGGTCGGCAGGGCTGGCCGAATGCCAGATGTCCATGCTCCGAAAATGCGAGCGGTCGGGGTTGGGATAACCCACGCTGTTGAGTATAGCCAGCTGGCCTTCGTCCCAAAGACTTTTCAGCCCGATGAGCGAAGGGTGCAGGCCGCACTCCGAGTTCAAGGCCAGCGCTTCTGCTTGCTTGATGGCCAAGCGCGGGCGCTGTTTGTAGTAGATGTCGTTGCGCGTCGGCACGAGGGTGTTCAGGCCGTCGTTGCCACCGCTGAGCTGCAACACAACGAGGGTCTTTCCTTTGAAGGGCAACACACCCGGCGCTTCGAAGGCTTTCAAAAATTTGGGCAGCATGAGCGAGGCGGTGGCCAAGGAGCTGCTCTTGAGGAAATCGCGGCGCTTGATAAGCATAGTTAAGTTGATGAAGGGTTTGCTCTGGGGGTTAGGATAGCTGGTATTCGGGGGTAGCCATGAGTTGAATCAGGGTTGTTTTCACGAGCGATGCTCGGTGGCTGCGGTCGGTGTGTTGCCGCAAAATGCTGACTGGCGGCTTGGGGTCTGGCATTGCCCACAGATATTGAGCCATGGTGGTCGTCAGTTCATGTTCAGGTGTTTTTTTGAACAAATCCAACACGGGTTGCCACTCTACGGTGGCGGCGAGCCCACGTTTGGCGATGTTCGGCCTGCCCTGTCCCATTTGCTGGTCGTCGTCGTCTTTGGTGTCCACGTCGAGGTCGCTTTGCGCGAACAGCATCTGCGGCAGGCGCAGACGCAGAATGAGCGAGCTGCTGTCTATCCAATT
This Saprospiraceae bacterium DNA region includes the following protein-coding sequences:
- a CDS encoding DUF1501 domain-containing protein yields the protein MKRRDFLKSSSLATASLMLPKFLKAFEAPGVLPFKGKTLVVLQLSGGNDGLNTLVPTRNDIYYKQRPRLAIKQAEALALNSECGLHPSLIGLKSLWDEGQLAILNSVGYPNPDRSHFRSMDIWHSASPADRYWQTGWLGRYLDAQCAGNAPAKGSCSSVALEIDDTLSLALKGEQVKGLAMQDAQKLHRATRSPFFTAYSEAHGPVHDDEAPIDYLYKTLAETLSSAEYLFQQSRKKTLAATYPNTGLGKNLKTIASLILADTDTAIYYVSLGSFDTHVNQGGQQKRLFVEMNDALAAFAKDMKANGKWNEVLVTTFSEFGRRVSQNASGGTDHGTANLMFFMGGGLKQQGLLNPLPDLGDLDEGDLKFKVDFRRVYATLLEGWLGADAKTILGEAFEPLGVV